The Elaeis guineensis isolate ETL-2024a chromosome 3, EG11, whole genome shotgun sequence region AACCACTTGCCCGATACGTGCAAGCACAACGGCCCCGCCCAACATGCATGATCACCGACTCGAGCTGCCCGTGGGCCGCGGATGTCGCTCGCGAGCTTGGAATGCCACGGTTCATCTTTCACGGGCCCTCTTGCTTTGTCATGGTGTCCTTCATTCTCATGCAGCTACACGGGATCTACGACCGCATAACCGACGATTTTGAGCCCATCCTCATACCTGGGCTGCCGCAACCAATCGAGGTCACCAAAGCCCAGGCACCAGGCTTCTTTAATTTGCCAGGGTGGGAAAGGCTTCGATCGGAGGTTCTACAAGCGGAGTTGACGGCCGATGGGGTGGTGATGAACACttttgatgatctagagcattcaTTTATCGAGCTTTACAAGAAGGTGACAGGAAAGAATGTCTGCGCTGTCGGTCCATTGTCTCTCTGCAACAAGGATCTTGATGACAAGGCTGGGAGAGGGGACAAGTCTTCTATTGACCACCGTAGAGTTCAAAGTTGGCTCGACTCGAGGAAACCCAAGTCTGTGCTCTACGTCAACTTTGGTAGCATTGCACGGTTGCGTCCTTGCCAACTCATTGAAATAGGGTGTGGTTTGGAGGCATCCAACCAGCCCTTCATCTGGGTGATCAAGGACGTGGAGAAGACGCCGGAGGTGGACAAATGGTTGTCGGAGGGATTCGAGGAGAGGGTAAGCACGAGGGGCCTTGCGATTAAGGGGTGGGCGCCGCAGATGGTCATCCTGTCGCACCCTGCTATCGGAGGATTTATCACACACTGCGGATGGAATTCGACGCTGGAGGCCGTGTCCGTAGGCGTGCCGATGATAACATGGCCTTATTTTGCGGACCAATTCCTCAATGAGAAGCTGATTGTGGATGTGCTGGGCATTGGCGTGGCGATTGGGGTGAAACTGCCCATCTTCTATTTCAGTGAAGATGGTCCACCGGCAGCGAAGAGGGACGATATAGAGAGGGCAATCTCCAGGTTGATGGACAacggagaggaaggagaagagagaagaaagagggcCAAGGAGCTGGCTGAAAAGGCTGTGAGGGCAATGGAAGGAGGAGGCTCATCCACAGAGAACATTGCATACTTGATTCGTTACGCCTTGGAGCATGGAAAGAAGGATTCGGAAGAAGAGGAACACAATGCGTAGATTCGTTCATTACAGGGAAGCCTGAAATTAAATGTATCGAAAATATGCAatagtaatttatttttcaataaaCCGACCTGGTCTTCATTTTGGTGCCGTTTAGGCTTAGCGGTGTCTCAACTAATACTGCTCATCACCAGACATGTGGCTTCTCATTTTTAAGCTGGATTCACATGTACATCAGAACCTATTGAAATCCTTTAAGAGGACGGATCAGCCTTCAATCTTCGGAACTAAATTAAGCAACAGTTTTTCTCAAACAAATCAGAGAAATCAATTCTCATGTTTGACCTAGTCTAGGTCTCCGACAAAACTGGGTCATGTAGACACCTAATCGAGAAGCGTCCAAGTCCAACAATAGAGTTTTAGCCAGATCTTTCTACCCATAGCGATATTAATGGTTCTAATAGCAAAGAATCTCATAAGACTGACAAAGTCATCTTTTGAACTAGCTGGAAAGGGTCTGGCATTTAATGACCACCACGAAGACACTCAAACTTTAGGCCCGCATAGTTCATGGAGTTGCAGACAAAACCCTCACATGGGACCTGGACCTCTCAATTGGTCACTGTCCACATTTCAATCACAGACCACCGTTCACACCAGAGTGACCGGTTTGGGCAcccatccattttttttttttttttaggataagGGATTGGGCACCCATATTTTATGAGTTCTCTCCAAAAGCACTGGAATCAATGTACTGAATCAAGCGAGTTTGATACATCCATAAAACTTGCATATGTGCGTGTTGGCATTAGATTCCTATTCCTTTCACCTCAAGGAGTACTGGGAATatgtgattatatatatatatatatatatatatatatatatatatatgcgcgcgCGTGCGCGTGGAGAACTATTGCATACACCAggtcatatatatgtgtgtgtagaaACTATTGCATGCATCAGATCCAAGCGAACCAAGGCAAATCCCGGAGCATATGCACGATGAATCGCGCACGATCGGGAATTGGTGCAATACAAGTGGTGGCGTGGCGTGTTGTACACCGTGGGATTTGACGCCGCCCAACTGCACCaggtgcatgcaatacggaggcaTGTGTGCGTATGTGTGTGATTCTTGTTCCTTTAATCCCAAGGAGTACCGGAAATATACCTGattaaagcatgaattttataAATCCTATTACTTTAAGGGAGTGCTTGATTCATGatgaaaattgaaattaaaataaaaattaaaataatttaaaattaaaatcaaaataattaaatttgagtTCTATGTAGATTGGATTATTCTCATTTCATTtcgaaatcagaatcagaatgggacTCTTCTTAACCAAACGATTGGAATAGACGTCATCCATTTCCATTCCAATTCTAGACTCC contains the following coding sequences:
- the LOC105040224 gene encoding UDP-glycosyltransferase 73C6-like, encoding MSNQATLSGLSCRKPHFILVPLAAQGHIIPMVDLARLLAERGARVSLVTSPVNAARNKGIINRVMESGLPVHFVELQFPCIEAGLPEGCENMDLLPSNDHLKTFFDALSLLREPLARYVQAQRPRPTCMITDSSCPWAADVARELGMPRFIFHGPSCFVMVSFILMQLHGIYDRITDDFEPILIPGLPQPIEVTKAQAPGFFNLPGWERLRSEVLQAELTADGVVMNTFDDLEHSFIELYKKVTGKNVCAVGPLSLCNKDLDDKAGRGDKSSIDHRRVQSWLDSRKPKSVLYVNFGSIARLRPCQLIEIGCGLEASNQPFIWVIKDVEKTPEVDKWLSEGFEERVSTRGLAIKGWAPQMVILSHPAIGGFITHCGWNSTLEAVSVGVPMITWPYFADQFLNEKLIVDVLGIGVAIGVKLPIFYFSEDGPPAAKRDDIERAISRLMDNGEEGEERRKRAKELAEKAVRAMEGGGSSTENIAYLIRYALEHGKKDSEEEEHNA